From one Phocoena sinus isolate mPhoSin1 chromosome 4, mPhoSin1.pri, whole genome shotgun sequence genomic stretch:
- the IL12A gene encoding interleukin-12 subunit alpha isoform X2 produces the protein MCPPRSLLFVATLVLLHHLDHFSLARSLPATTAGPGMFQCLNHSQNLLRAVSNTLEKARQTLEFYSCTSEEIDHEDITKDRTSTVEACLPLELATNESCLASRETSLITNGSCLASRRSSLMTTLCLSSIYEDLRMYHMEFQAMNAKLLMDHKRQIFVDQNMLAAVAELMQALNSHSKIVSQKPSLEELDFYKTKVKLCILLHAFRIRVVTIDRMMSYLSSS, from the exons ATGTGCCCGCCTCGCA GCCTCCTCTTTGTGGCCACCCTGGTCCTCCTCCACCACCTGGACCACTTTAGTTTGGCCAGGAGCCTCCCCGCCACCACAGCGGGCCCCGGAATGTTCCAGTGCCTCAACCACTCCCAAAACCTGCTGAGAGCCGTCAGCAACACCCTTGAGAAG GCCAGACAAACCCTAGAATTTTACTCCTGCACTTCTGAAGAGATTGATCATGAAGATATCACCAAAGATAGAACCAGCACAGTGGAGGCCTGCTTACCACTGGAATTAGCCACG AATGAGAGTTGCCTGGCTTCCAGAGAGACCTCTTTAATAACT aatgGGAGTTGCCTGGCTTCCAGAAGGAGCTCTCTTATGACG ACCCTGTGCCTTAGCAGTATCTATGAGGACTTGAGGATGTACCACATGGAGTTCCAGGCCATGAACGCAAAGCTCCTGATGGATCATAAGAGGCAGATCTTTGTGGATCAGAACATGCTGGCGGCTGTTGCTGAGCTGATGCAG GCCCTGAATTCCCACAGCAAGATTGTGTCACAGAAACCCTCCCTGGAAGAACTGGATTTTTATAAGACTAAAGTTAAGCTCTGCATACTTCTTCATGCCTTCAGAATTCGTGTGGTGACCATCGACAGAATGATGAGCTATCTGAGTTCTTCCTAA
- the IL12A gene encoding interleukin-12 subunit alpha isoform X1 has translation MDGWRWPEEVEDGGRPAHPLHSLSGLLFVATLVLLHHLDHFSLARSLPATTAGPGMFQCLNHSQNLLRAVSNTLEKARQTLEFYSCTSEEIDHEDITKDRTSTVEACLPLELATNESCLASRETSLITNGSCLASRRSSLMTTLCLSSIYEDLRMYHMEFQAMNAKLLMDHKRQIFVDQNMLAAVAELMQALNSHSKIVSQKPSLEELDFYKTKVKLCILLHAFRIRVVTIDRMMSYLSSS, from the exons ATGGATGGGTGGAGATGGCCAGAAGAGGTGGAAGATGGAGGTAGGCCAGCTCATCCCCTCCATTCCCTTTCAGGCCTCCTCTTTGTGGCCACCCTGGTCCTCCTCCACCACCTGGACCACTTTAGTTTGGCCAGGAGCCTCCCCGCCACCACAGCGGGCCCCGGAATGTTCCAGTGCCTCAACCACTCCCAAAACCTGCTGAGAGCCGTCAGCAACACCCTTGAGAAG GCCAGACAAACCCTAGAATTTTACTCCTGCACTTCTGAAGAGATTGATCATGAAGATATCACCAAAGATAGAACCAGCACAGTGGAGGCCTGCTTACCACTGGAATTAGCCACG AATGAGAGTTGCCTGGCTTCCAGAGAGACCTCTTTAATAACT aatgGGAGTTGCCTGGCTTCCAGAAGGAGCTCTCTTATGACG ACCCTGTGCCTTAGCAGTATCTATGAGGACTTGAGGATGTACCACATGGAGTTCCAGGCCATGAACGCAAAGCTCCTGATGGATCATAAGAGGCAGATCTTTGTGGATCAGAACATGCTGGCGGCTGTTGCTGAGCTGATGCAG GCCCTGAATTCCCACAGCAAGATTGTGTCACAGAAACCCTCCCTGGAAGAACTGGATTTTTATAAGACTAAAGTTAAGCTCTGCATACTTCTTCATGCCTTCAGAATTCGTGTGGTGACCATCGACAGAATGATGAGCTATCTGAGTTCTTCCTAA